In Microcella indica, the genomic window GGGCACCGCAGCGCGCCGCCGAAGGCGCACGGCTCGGCTACACGAGCATCGTCGACGCGAGCGCCGTGCACGTGCGCGAAGCTGTGCGGCTCGCGTTCGCGAGCGCCGCCGACGAGCCCGCGGACATCCCCGAGTTCTGAGGGCCCGCTCAGTCCTGCTCGGCTCAGTCCTGCTCGGCTCAGTCACAGTAGGCTCAGACGCGCAGCGCGTCGAGCACGTCCTGCGGCTCGGCCTGCATTGCGTGCGGGCCGGCCACGTCGAACCACACGGCTTCGAGCACGCCGAGGTTCTGCTCGAGAAACTCGAGAAGCGTCGCCGCGTCGTACGGCAGCACCCGGTGGTCGGTCTCCTGCGGCACCATCGCCACGTACGTCTCGGGGCTCGAGAACAGCAGCAGCATGTACTTGTCGCTCTCCCCGCGCCGAAAGACGCGCA contains:
- a CDS encoding SseB family protein → MSKKKRPAQPALPPSSLPPEQQLAAALEKQDAAAVAFALRNDHVIVPLLPVDGPPQVRVFRRGESDKYMLLLFSSPETYVAMVPQETDHRVLPYDAATLLEFLEQNLGVLEAVWFDVAGPHAMQAEPQDVLDALRV